Part of the Crossiella cryophila genome, CCCAGCGCCAGCAGTGCCGCCACGGCCAGCTCCTGCCCACTGGGCCGCCCGATCAGGGCCAGCGCGACCAGCGCGGCGAACTGCACCGCGAACCCGAGCGCGGTCAGCTTCCAGGCGCCCTGGCTACGCACCCAGCGGATGCCGAGCAGGCCGCCGGTGACCGCGAAGCACACGTTGAGCACCAGCGAGGCGCTGATCGTGGTCAGTGGACCCTGGGCGAGGAACCCGGCGATGATCACCGGCAGGCCGTAGGCGACCGCGTTGTAGCCGAAGGTCTGGGCCAGCGCGACGGCCAGGGACAGCCAGGTGCGGCGGCGGTAGGTCCGGTTGAACAGCCGCCCGAACTCGGCCCGGATCGAGCGCTTCGGCGCCTTGACGATCTTGGCCTCTGGCGCGACCACCGCGTTGACCCCGTAGGACTTGCGCAGGATCGCCGCGGCCCCCTCCAGGTCGCCCTGACCGGCGGCCCAGGCGGGGGACTCGTTCATGTAGCGGTGCCGGATCAGCAGCACGACCAGCGCGGGCACCGCGCCGAAGCCCACGGTGAACCGCCACAGCACGCCGTGGTTCTCGGCCGGGATCAGGAAGTACAGGCCGAGGATGATCAGGTAGCAGGCGCTGGTGGCCACGAACCAGGCCGCCGACCAGGACGCGGTGCGCGAGCCCTTGCTGCCCTTGCCGCGCAGCCGGGAGAACTCGGCCAGGAAGGCCATCGCCACCGGCAGGTCCATGCCGACCCCGACGCCCATCAGGAACCGGAACACCACCAGCACCTCGGCGTTGGGCGCCAGCGCGCAGCCCAGCGCGGCGATGACGAAGAAGAGCATGTCCGCCATGAACACCCGGTACCGGCCGATCTTGTCGACCAGGTAGCCGCCACCGAGCGCGCCGACCACCGCGCCGACCATGATCGAGGCGTTCACGATGCCGGCGCCGACCGGGCTGAGCCCGAACTGGACGGTGATGTCGCGCATGCCGTAGGCCAGCGAGCTGAAGTCGTAGGCGTCGATGAAGATGCCGCCCAGCGCGATGATCACGATCATGGTGGCGTGGCTGCCCCGCGCGGCCCCCGAGTTCACCAGGTCGGTGACATCGCGGGCCGAGCGGATCAGCACGGGTTCTGGCTGGCTCACCCCGGCAGTCTGCGAATCCGCCAGGGCGCGGGCAACTCGTTCCGCCTGGTGGGAACGATTCTCCTCAGATGCCCATGCCACCGTCGACGTGCAGTTCGGCGCCGGTGATGTAGGCCGCGTCCGGGCCGGCCAGGAACACGATCGCGGCGGCCACCTCGGATGCTTGGCCGTAGCGGCCGAGCGCGGTGAGCGCGGTCCGCTGTGCGGCGGCCTCGCCCTCGTTGGGGTTCATGTCGGTCTCGATCGGACCGGGGTGCACGGTGTTGACGGTGATCCCGCGGCCGCCGAGGTCCCGCGCCCAGCCCTTGCTGAAGGCGGCGATCGCGGCCTTGGTGCCGGAGTACTCGGCCACGCCGCCGCCCGCCTGCCGGGTGGCCAGCACCGAGCCGACGGTGACGATCCGCCCGCCGTCGCCGAGCAGCGGCGCGGCCGCGCGCACTCCCGCCGCCACCCCGCCGATGTTGATCGCCAGCTGCCGGTCCAGCGCGGCATCGTCCTGGGTGGCCGGGTCCAGCGTGTCGACCGCGATCACCCCGGCGTTGTTGACCAGCACGTCCAGTCGCCCGAAGTGCTCGTGCACGGTCCGCACCAGCTCCTTGACCTGCGCCGAGTCCGCCTGGTCCGCGCGCACCGCGAGTGCCCGGACCCCGGCCTCCTTCAGTTCCTCGACCACGGCCTCGGCCTTGTCCGGCCGCGAGGTGTAGCTGATCGCGACATCCGCGCCCGCCGCGCCCAGCGCCCGCGCGGTGGCCGCGCCGATGCCCCGAGAACCCCCGGTGACCAGCGCGACCTTGCCCACGAGTTGCTTGCCCATGACCAGCTCCCTACTTCTGTA contains:
- a CDS encoding MFS transporter; amino-acid sequence: MSQPEPVLIRSARDVTDLVNSGAARGSHATMIVIIALGGIFIDAYDFSSLAYGMRDITVQFGLSPVGAGIVNASIMVGAVVGALGGGYLVDKIGRYRVFMADMLFFVIAALGCALAPNAEVLVVFRFLMGVGVGMDLPVAMAFLAEFSRLRGKGSKGSRTASWSAAWFVATSACYLIILGLYFLIPAENHGVLWRFTVGFGAVPALVVLLIRHRYMNESPAWAAGQGDLEGAAAILRKSYGVNAVVAPEAKIVKAPKRSIRAEFGRLFNRTYRRRTWLSLAVALAQTFGYNAVAYGLPVIIAGFLAQGPLTTISASLVLNVCFAVTGGLLGIRWVRSQGAWKLTALGFAVQFAALVALALIGRPSGQELAVAALLALGAFLFAQGWGPGANYMTFATLSYPTSLRGVGVGFNQGMLRIGSTASLFLFPVLSASLGTGVFWVIALAPALGLLALLLVRWEPVGYDVDAEDSETEKGGVPTDPAETRR
- a CDS encoding SDR family oxidoreductase, whose protein sequence is MGKQLVGKVALVTGGSRGIGAATARALGAAGADVAISYTSRPDKAEAVVEELKEAGVRALAVRADQADSAQVKELVRTVHEHFGRLDVLVNNAGVIAVDTLDPATQDDAALDRQLAINIGGVAAGVRAAAPLLGDGGRIVTVGSVLATRQAGGGVAEYSGTKAAIAAFSKGWARDLGGRGITVNTVHPGPIETDMNPNEGEAAAQRTALTALGRYGQASEVAAAIVFLAGPDAAYITGAELHVDGGMGI